The proteins below come from a single Edaphobacter acidisoli genomic window:
- the prmC gene encoding peptide chain release factor N(5)-glutamine methyltransferase → MTLREAIAEAAERLAGDAHLSASARRDAEFLMMHTLGISRAQLLAHPDRLLVEAERITYKDAIQHRLRHEPVQYIIGEQEFYGLVFRVTSDVLIPRPETEHLVEAVLAHFRGRAIEPLRIADIGTGSGAIAIALAMHLPGAEIAATDASREALAIAQMNARDHGVADRIYFSEADLLDIPINEPGGQRSGHLFDAIVSNPPYIALTEAGELHPQVREHEPHLALFAGTSGLDVYRRMIPQAADNLKPGGLLALEIGHGQRGDIADLLETWQGVRFIEDLQAIPRVALAQKPA, encoded by the coding sequence ATGACGCTTCGCGAAGCCATTGCCGAAGCTGCAGAGCGCCTGGCTGGCGACGCGCATCTCTCTGCCTCTGCGCGCCGCGATGCCGAGTTTCTGATGATGCACACGCTTGGCATTAGCCGCGCTCAGTTGCTTGCTCATCCTGACCGTTTGCTTGTTGAGGCTGAACGAATCACCTATAAAGATGCTATTCAGCACCGCTTGCGGCACGAGCCAGTGCAATACATCATCGGGGAGCAGGAATTTTACGGGCTTGTCTTCCGCGTTACGTCGGACGTTTTGATTCCCCGGCCTGAGACTGAGCATCTGGTGGAGGCTGTGCTGGCGCACTTCCGAGGGCGTGCCATCGAACCATTGCGCATCGCTGATATTGGCACAGGCTCTGGAGCAATTGCGATTGCACTGGCTATGCATTTGCCCGGGGCGGAGATCGCGGCGACGGACGCCTCACGCGAGGCGCTTGCGATTGCCCAGATGAACGCTCGCGACCATGGTGTTGCAGATCGCATCTATTTCAGCGAAGCTGATTTGCTGGACATACCAATTAATGAGCCGGGTGGTCAACGTTCGGGCCATTTGTTCGATGCCATCGTCAGCAATCCGCCATATATTGCTCTGACTGAGGCTGGTGAGTTGCATCCGCAGGTTCGCGAGCATGAGCCTCATCTGGCTCTGTTTGCAGGGACCTCGGGGCTCGATGTCTACCGTAGGATGATTCCTCAAGCGGCTGACAACCTTAAGCCTGGCGGCTTGCTTGCGCTTGAGATTGGCCACGGCCAGCGCGGGGATATCGCAGATTTGCTCGAAACGTGGCAAGGCGTGAGGTTCATCGAAGACCTGCAAGCGATCCCACGCGTGGCCCTTGCACAGAAACCCGCCTAA
- a CDS encoding aldo/keto reductase, with the protein MNYRQLGRSGLKVPELCFGCGTFGGHNDEFFKAWGASDVAEAKRIVDICMDAGINFFDTADIYSNGSSETVLGKAIVHLNREDLLISTKATFRFGKGANDVGSSRYHLIQSAERSLKRLGTDYIDVYHLHAFDATTPVEETLRALDDLITAGKLRYIACSNFSGWHLMKSLSVSERYGWSRYVGHQVYYSLVGRDYEWELMPLALDQGVGALVWSPLGWGRLTGKIRRGQPLPKDSRLQSKLAADSGPQPDQEYLYKVVDALDEVANETGKTVPQIALNWVLSRPSISTVIIGARNEEQLRQNIGSTGWKLTAAQIAKLDAASELPRAYPYWHQLQFEERNPKPV; encoded by the coding sequence ATGAACTACAGACAGCTTGGCAGGTCAGGTTTGAAGGTGCCGGAGCTTTGCTTCGGCTGCGGAACATTCGGCGGACATAACGACGAGTTCTTCAAAGCGTGGGGCGCGTCAGACGTGGCCGAGGCGAAGCGCATCGTCGATATCTGCATGGACGCTGGTATCAATTTCTTCGACACAGCAGACATCTACTCAAACGGCAGCAGTGAAACCGTGCTGGGCAAGGCCATCGTGCACCTCAACCGTGAAGACCTGCTGATCTCCACCAAAGCGACCTTCCGCTTCGGCAAGGGCGCGAACGACGTCGGCTCTTCGCGCTACCACCTCATTCAATCCGCCGAACGCAGCCTGAAGCGCCTCGGCACCGACTATATCGACGTCTACCACCTGCACGCATTCGACGCGACCACGCCGGTCGAAGAGACGCTGCGCGCGCTCGACGACCTCATCACCGCGGGCAAGCTGCGCTACATTGCCTGCTCCAACTTCTCCGGCTGGCACCTGATGAAGTCGCTCAGCGTGAGCGAACGGTACGGCTGGTCGCGCTACGTCGGCCATCAGGTCTACTACTCGCTCGTCGGTCGCGACTACGAATGGGAGTTGATGCCGCTTGCGCTCGATCAGGGTGTCGGCGCGCTCGTCTGGTCTCCGCTCGGCTGGGGACGCCTCACCGGAAAGATCCGCCGCGGCCAGCCGCTCCCCAAAGACAGCCGCCTGCAATCGAAGCTCGCCGCAGACTCGGGGCCCCAGCCCGACCAGGAATATCTCTATAAGGTTGTCGATGCGCTCGACGAAGTCGCCAACGAGACCGGCAAGACCGTCCCGCAGATCGCGCTGAACTGGGTGCTCAGTCGGCCATCCATCTCAACCGTCATCATCGGCGCGCGCAACGAGGAGCAGTTGCGGCAGAACATCGGCTCGACAGGCTGGAAGCTCACCGCAGCGCAGATCGCCAAACTCGACGCCGCCAGCGAGCTGCCGCGCGCCTATCCCTACTGGCACCAGTTGCAATTCGAAGAGCGCAACCCGAAGCCTGTGTAG
- the prfA gene encoding peptide chain release factor 1, producing MFDRLDQLEARYEDLGRQLADPTLVADQKKFAATAKAHRDLEPTVEKFREYREVKQGVADAKAMLAESDPDIRAMAQEELLALEPRLVEIEEQLKVMLLPKDPNDDKNIIIELRAGTGGDEAAIFVSEMFRMYLRFAEQHKWRVEVLSTSETGIGGGMKEVTAIFEGDKVYSQMKYESGTHRVQRVPATETQGRVHTSAITVAVLPEAEEVDIKIEAKDLRIDTFCSSGPGGQSVNTTYSAVRITHIPTNTVVSCQDEKSQIKNREKAMRVLRARLYEVEEERIHQQQAKDRKQQVGTGDRSEKIRTYNFPQNRLTDHRIGLTNHQLNMVMEGMLQPTIDALIAHNVAEKLKSESAAV from the coding sequence ATGTTCGACCGTCTCGATCAACTCGAAGCCCGTTATGAAGACCTTGGCCGTCAGCTTGCCGATCCTACGCTGGTTGCTGACCAGAAGAAGTTTGCCGCCACGGCGAAGGCCCACCGCGACCTTGAGCCTACGGTGGAGAAGTTCCGCGAGTACCGCGAGGTGAAGCAGGGGGTTGCCGACGCGAAGGCGATGCTGGCTGAGTCTGATCCGGATATTCGCGCCATGGCGCAGGAGGAGTTGCTCGCGCTTGAGCCGCGGCTGGTTGAGATCGAGGAGCAGCTCAAGGTGATGCTACTGCCCAAGGATCCCAACGACGACAAGAACATCATCATCGAGCTGCGCGCGGGCACGGGCGGCGACGAGGCGGCGATCTTTGTGTCGGAGATGTTCCGCATGTATCTGCGGTTTGCCGAGCAGCATAAGTGGCGCGTCGAAGTGCTCTCGACATCGGAGACCGGCATCGGCGGCGGCATGAAGGAAGTGACGGCCATCTTCGAAGGAGACAAGGTCTACTCGCAGATGAAGTATGAGTCCGGCACGCACCGGGTGCAGCGGGTGCCCGCGACGGAGACGCAGGGCCGCGTACACACCTCGGCCATTACGGTGGCTGTGCTGCCTGAGGCCGAAGAGGTCGATATCAAGATTGAGGCCAAGGACCTGCGCATTGACACGTTCTGCTCGTCGGGACCGGGCGGTCAGTCGGTGAATACGACGTATTCCGCTGTTCGCATTACGCACATTCCGACGAATACGGTGGTGAGCTGCCAGGACGAGAAGTCGCAGATCAAAAACCGCGAGAAGGCCATGCGTGTGCTGCGCGCTCGCTTGTACGAAGTGGAAGAAGAGCGGATTCACCAGCAGCAGGCGAAGGACCGCAAGCAGCAGGTAGGCACCGGCGACCGGTCGGAGAAGATTCGTACATACAACTTCCCGCAGAACCGCTTGACCGACCATCGCATCGGACTGACGAACCATCAGCTCAACATGGTGATGGAAGGGATGCTGCAGCCCACGATCGACGCGCTGATCGCGCACAACGTGGCGGAGAAGCTGAAGTCGGAGTCCGCGGCGGTCTGA
- a CDS encoding ATP-dependent DNA ligase, whose translation MALFADLAKLADELAHEPSRLKKRAAIAEAIAAVHIAAPESEDAGLFALYLAGMPFAEADPRKLNAGGSLLSKALLAVSGASQAELSREYKRHGDLGAAGFDLLSTRATERTRPPTLQNIAEAFTAMAAARTTAARASLVEGLLQRASPLEAKYLLKLMVGDMRIGVKQSLIEEAIAAAAQVAVAAVRNAVMLEADLSAATERAFAGTLAEARMRLFHPLGFMLASPVDSPEEAVERFAAKPHEGDEPEHVAAFLEDKYDGMRAQIHCSDASQPGRVAIYSRNREDVTESFPELQEAFSRVSEHAGALIFDGEILGWDFDTARALPFAVLATRLRRKRVSNELRAQVPVVFMAFDLMFAESALLLERPLKERRNRLESVVEKLTGHATASIIVDERARNAQAVLFAGEESAALSRLLLAPSRLVQSADEIERAYTDARARANEGVMLKAADSIYQPGRRGLAWLKLKRELATLDVVVTGAEFGHGKRAGILSDYTFAVRAANGELLNVGKAYSGLTDAEIAEMSAWMMAHTLVDEGFFRTVEPLRILEVAFNNIMRSDRHASGFALRFPRILRIRDDKPVSEIDTVERVEEIYQSQVDKPVE comes from the coding sequence ATGGCACTGTTCGCAGATTTGGCGAAGCTGGCGGATGAGTTGGCTCACGAGCCGAGCCGACTGAAGAAGCGCGCGGCCATCGCAGAAGCCATTGCCGCCGTGCATATAGCCGCGCCCGAAAGCGAAGATGCTGGCCTGTTCGCGCTCTACCTGGCAGGAATGCCGTTTGCCGAAGCCGACCCACGCAAGCTAAACGCAGGCGGATCGTTGCTCTCGAAAGCGCTGTTGGCTGTCTCGGGCGCATCGCAAGCCGAGTTGTCGCGAGAGTACAAACGGCACGGCGATCTCGGAGCCGCTGGGTTCGATCTATTGTCTACGCGAGCCACAGAGCGAACCCGTCCACCGACCCTCCAAAATATAGCCGAAGCCTTTACAGCCATGGCAGCAGCACGAACCACAGCAGCACGCGCGAGTCTGGTTGAAGGCCTGTTGCAACGCGCCTCCCCGCTCGAAGCAAAGTACCTGCTGAAGCTGATGGTGGGCGACATGCGCATTGGCGTGAAGCAAAGCCTCATCGAAGAAGCAATCGCCGCTGCCGCGCAAGTTGCCGTCGCCGCCGTCAGAAACGCCGTGATGCTCGAAGCCGACCTGAGCGCAGCAACAGAGCGAGCGTTCGCAGGCACGCTCGCCGAAGCACGGATGCGCCTCTTCCATCCACTCGGCTTCATGCTTGCCTCGCCGGTGGATTCGCCGGAAGAAGCAGTAGAGCGCTTCGCGGCGAAGCCGCACGAGGGCGACGAGCCAGAGCACGTCGCAGCATTTCTCGAAGACAAGTACGACGGCATGAGAGCGCAGATACACTGTAGCGACGCCAGCCAGCCCGGGCGCGTCGCCATCTACTCGCGCAACCGCGAAGATGTGACCGAGAGCTTTCCCGAATTGCAGGAAGCCTTCTCGCGCGTAAGCGAACATGCGGGCGCGCTGATCTTCGACGGCGAAATCCTCGGCTGGGACTTCGACACAGCGCGCGCCCTGCCGTTTGCTGTGCTGGCAACGCGGCTCAGACGCAAGCGCGTCTCGAATGAGCTGCGCGCACAGGTCCCCGTCGTCTTCATGGCCTTCGATCTGATGTTTGCCGAGAGCGCATTGCTACTGGAGCGCCCACTCAAGGAACGTCGCAACCGTCTTGAATCAGTAGTCGAGAAGCTGACCGGGCATGCAACCGCGTCCATCATCGTGGACGAACGCGCCCGCAATGCTCAGGCCGTGCTCTTCGCCGGAGAAGAAAGCGCCGCACTCTCGCGCCTGCTCCTCGCACCCTCACGGCTCGTCCAAAGCGCAGACGAAATCGAGCGCGCCTACACCGATGCGCGCGCACGCGCCAACGAAGGCGTCATGCTGAAAGCAGCCGACTCCATCTATCAGCCCGGGCGCCGCGGACTGGCCTGGCTGAAGCTGAAGCGCGAACTGGCAACGTTAGATGTAGTCGTCACAGGAGCAGAGTTCGGTCACGGCAAGCGCGCAGGTATCCTCAGCGACTACACCTTCGCCGTGCGCGCCGCCAACGGCGAGCTGCTGAACGTCGGCAAAGCCTACTCTGGCCTGACTGATGCCGAGATAGCCGAGATGAGCGCATGGATGATGGCCCATACGCTCGTGGACGAAGGATTCTTCCGCACCGTCGAACCGCTCCGCATCCTCGAAGTCGCCTTCAACAACATCATGCGCAGCGACCGACACGCCAGCGGCTTCGCCCTGCGCTTCCCGCGCATCCTGCGCATCCGGGACGACAAGCCAGTCAGCGAAATCGACACAGTCGAGCGCGTCGAAGAGATCTATCAATCGCAGGTAGACAAGCCAGTCGAGTAA
- a CDS encoding VOC family protein yields the protein MTRQHLRTSARIAALALVSLILTSFASAIGDQSDPPPLAGIAHVAIRVHDLDASAKFYQELGFDQPFNLSRNGQLYEAFVKINDTQFIELYPTTAKAPAPSFLHLCFEAVDLNAVYQDYTTRGLTPRTAVRKAGAGNLLFTMDGPEQPFGPQNIEYTQYQPGSKHYEDRGKDLGADRVADKLMRVTLAVEDTAAARDFYVNQLEFKPIAGSLTLYHLPGDSGEQVEIVPAATLGNHARITLQTKSLSRSEHLLRKQHIAFTKIDGAINMLDPDGNVIRIEQR from the coding sequence ATGACCAGGCAGCATCTTCGCACTTCGGCCCGCATCGCAGCGCTTGCACTTGTTTCGCTGATTTTGACCAGCTTTGCTTCGGCTATTGGAGACCAGAGCGATCCACCGCCTCTGGCCGGCATCGCGCATGTTGCCATTCGCGTGCATGATCTGGATGCGTCGGCGAAGTTTTACCAGGAGCTTGGCTTTGATCAGCCATTCAACCTGTCGCGCAATGGCCAGCTCTACGAAGCGTTCGTCAAGATCAATGACACGCAGTTCATCGAGTTGTATCCCACGACGGCCAAGGCCCCTGCGCCCAGCTTTCTGCATCTGTGCTTCGAAGCTGTCGATCTGAATGCGGTTTATCAGGACTACACCACGCGCGGTCTCACTCCGCGGACGGCTGTGCGCAAGGCCGGAGCGGGCAATCTGCTGTTCACGATGGACGGGCCGGAGCAGCCTTTTGGACCGCAGAACATCGAGTACACGCAGTATCAGCCCGGTTCGAAGCACTATGAAGACCGCGGCAAGGACCTCGGCGCCGACCGCGTTGCCGATAAACTGATGCGCGTGACGCTGGCAGTTGAAGACACTGCGGCGGCGCGCGACTTTTACGTGAACCAGCTTGAGTTCAAGCCGATTGCGGGTTCGCTGACGCTCTACCATCTGCCAGGCGACTCGGGCGAGCAGGTTGAGATTGTGCCTGCGGCTACGCTTGGCAACCACGCTCGCATCACGCTCCAGACCAAGAGCCTCTCGCGCAGCGAACATCTGCTGCGCAAACAGCACATCGCCTTCACGAAGATCGACGGTGCGATCAATATGCTTGACCCGGATGGCAATGTTATCCGCATCGAGCAGAGATAA
- a CDS encoding carboxypeptidase regulatory-like domain-containing protein, whose translation MWQRNEIEIDPEPTLFDSRGKYYASTLPSRPIPDGSILTALFAVALFCSSPSNANAQAAGTASIAGAVADPTGAVIPGAAVTLTATATGVKRAAVSDSNGLYTFPNIPVGTYSLSVSMSGFQTYTQTHIVLEVGSSISVNVKMTVGSATQQVEVQASGLALQTEDTTFKQTIDHQAVTEMPLNGRQMTALITLSGGSTAAPGGDFTGSKYSYQTVSVSVAGGMGNTTMWRLDGGDNNDYMGNGNLPFPFPDAVREFSVEAAGLSAQDSMHTGGMVNVITQSGTNTFHGSAFEFIRNNYFDATNFYSTCTPVAPKTTCSAKDTLHQNQYGGTFGGPIRRDKLFAFAAYQRTKADQSQAATQAHVPTAANLAGDFSVTDGSNCVAKPVQLVDPLTGVALAGNKYASQPTYNAQALNLMKYLPQPIPSVDTQGCGLVSYAIPSQTADNQFVTRVDWTINANNNFYARYFIDGYQAPAFFSPTNILITTQSGNSERVQSFTMSEAYTISSRTINTAHATLLRRRDNRGYAANDINAATLGVNIYQYVPNGLQLTTTNKFTIGGGTNSVSHFNDNTLALADDVTMLRGKHQFVIGGQWVQNQLNIGNVYEGNGQFTFQGVYSSNGPNGGSSVGDPNLDFLMGAMYAFQQSKEQQNALRGPIPSLYVQDTYHATSRLTINGGLRWSPNFMPVDVFNRGVVFSMANFLSNTTSSVYSNAPAGVLFYGDHGVSRQFTKNSPWQFSPNIGVSFDPTGSGQTVLRAGFVMGYDQVNFFTAQRNQQNPPFATAIAQTQTSTSGPMSFTSPWSVGQVTTSPFPQPVIPTPANAQFFAQSQYIFMPAQFKSSYTEQWTASIQHDFSRGWQGQVQYIGSHTVHAPMGTPMSAATFVPGVWGANGTGCTGVVVTGPAGKPGAGKSGTPCSTTANEAQRFYLTQQNTSQGNQYLGGGGGTVLINDTGMANYNGLIVSAQHRLSSTFSLLANYTWSKCLNIEDAQGDLASTTVENPANPGMDYGPCGSDYRNVENVSLVTRSAFHLANRFASLAANGWEFAPLIHIVSGAPFTVTSGVDNSFTDVGNDRPNLVPGVPVYLHQKLRSASGAANRGYLNPAAFSQVCPSGSTPLTCSGYGTYGNIGKNSFRGPTSLQFDAQVSRVFPIHERFNATLRLEAFNVLNHPIFGNPTAGLSSSTFGQVSGLASGTNARLFQGSIKLSF comes from the coding sequence TTGTGGCAGAGAAACGAAATCGAGATCGACCCTGAACCAACCCTGTTTGATTCAAGAGGAAAATACTATGCCAGCACGCTACCTTCGAGGCCTATTCCTGACGGGAGCATCCTGACGGCGCTGTTCGCCGTGGCTCTCTTCTGCTCGTCTCCATCTAATGCGAACGCCCAGGCGGCTGGTACGGCCAGCATCGCAGGCGCCGTAGCTGACCCGACCGGCGCGGTCATTCCCGGCGCGGCCGTCACACTGACTGCAACAGCTACGGGCGTCAAACGGGCCGCAGTGAGCGACTCAAACGGCCTGTACACCTTTCCGAATATCCCGGTCGGCACTTATTCGCTTTCGGTAAGCATGAGCGGCTTCCAGACCTACACCCAGACGCACATCGTTCTCGAGGTCGGCAGCAGCATCTCGGTCAACGTGAAGATGACGGTTGGCAGCGCAACACAACAGGTCGAGGTCCAAGCAAGCGGTCTCGCGCTGCAGACCGAGGACACAACCTTCAAACAGACCATCGACCACCAGGCCGTCACGGAGATGCCGCTCAATGGGCGTCAGATGACTGCCTTGATTACGCTCTCTGGCGGCTCGACTGCTGCTCCAGGTGGTGACTTTACGGGCAGCAAGTATTCCTACCAGACTGTTTCGGTCTCAGTCGCCGGAGGTATGGGCAATACAACGATGTGGAGGCTCGACGGCGGTGACAACAACGACTATATGGGCAATGGCAATCTTCCATTTCCCTTTCCGGATGCGGTGCGCGAGTTCAGCGTTGAGGCTGCGGGCCTTAGCGCACAGGACAGCATGCACACCGGCGGCATGGTCAACGTCATCACCCAGTCTGGAACCAATACCTTCCACGGTTCGGCGTTTGAGTTCATCCGCAATAACTACTTCGACGCAACCAACTTCTACTCGACTTGTACGCCAGTTGCTCCTAAAACAACTTGCTCGGCGAAAGATACGCTTCACCAGAACCAGTACGGCGGCACATTCGGCGGTCCTATCCGCAGGGACAAGCTCTTCGCCTTCGCGGCATATCAGCGCACGAAAGCCGACCAGTCTCAGGCAGCAACACAGGCCCACGTTCCCACTGCCGCAAATCTCGCTGGTGATTTCTCCGTTACGGATGGCTCCAACTGCGTAGCAAAGCCGGTGCAGCTGGTCGATCCGCTTACTGGAGTCGCGCTTGCAGGTAACAAGTATGCAAGCCAGCCAACATACAACGCGCAGGCCTTGAACCTGATGAAGTATCTCCCCCAACCCATTCCGTCCGTCGATACACAAGGTTGCGGGCTCGTGTCGTATGCAATTCCGTCGCAGACTGCGGACAATCAGTTTGTTACTCGAGTCGACTGGACTATCAACGCAAACAACAACTTCTATGCCCGCTACTTCATCGACGGTTATCAGGCGCCTGCCTTCTTCTCGCCAACCAACATCCTCATTACTACGCAATCGGGCAATTCGGAGCGCGTGCAGAGCTTTACCATGTCCGAGGCCTACACGATCAGCAGCCGCACCATCAACACAGCGCACGCAACTCTACTGCGGCGGCGAGACAACCGCGGATATGCGGCTAACGATATCAACGCTGCCACGCTTGGCGTCAATATCTATCAGTACGTACCGAACGGTCTGCAACTGACGACGACGAACAAATTCACCATTGGCGGTGGAACGAACTCGGTCTCTCACTTCAACGACAACACACTTGCGCTCGCGGACGATGTCACAATGCTGCGCGGCAAACATCAGTTCGTTATTGGCGGACAGTGGGTGCAGAATCAGCTCAATATCGGCAACGTCTATGAGGGCAATGGTCAATTCACCTTCCAGGGTGTTTATAGCTCGAACGGGCCTAATGGAGGCTCGTCGGTTGGCGATCCCAATCTGGACTTCCTGATGGGTGCTATGTACGCCTTCCAGCAGAGCAAGGAGCAGCAGAACGCTCTGCGTGGGCCCATTCCCAGCTTGTACGTTCAAGACACCTATCATGCTACGAGTCGGCTCACCATCAACGGTGGTCTGCGCTGGAGTCCCAACTTCATGCCGGTTGATGTATTCAATCGCGGAGTCGTCTTCAGTATGGCAAACTTCCTTTCAAATACGACCAGCTCGGTCTATTCCAACGCTCCTGCTGGTGTGCTTTTCTATGGCGACCACGGTGTTTCCCGTCAATTCACGAAGAACTCGCCATGGCAGTTCTCGCCTAATATCGGTGTCTCCTTTGATCCCACCGGCAGCGGCCAGACTGTACTGCGCGCAGGTTTCGTGATGGGCTACGACCAGGTCAACTTCTTTACCGCTCAGCGCAATCAGCAGAACCCTCCATTCGCCACGGCCATCGCCCAAACACAGACCAGCACCTCAGGTCCGATGAGCTTTACGAGTCCGTGGTCGGTTGGCCAGGTAACAACGAGCCCATTCCCCCAACCGGTCATTCCAACTCCTGCGAATGCTCAGTTCTTTGCTCAATCGCAGTACATCTTCATGCCTGCGCAGTTCAAGTCGTCTTACACCGAGCAGTGGACGGCGAGCATTCAGCATGATTTCAGCCGCGGATGGCAAGGTCAGGTCCAATACATTGGAAGCCACACGGTCCATGCACCTATGGGCACTCCTATGAGTGCAGCTACTTTCGTGCCCGGTGTCTGGGGTGCGAACGGCACTGGATGCACGGGCGTTGTTGTTACCGGGCCGGCTGGCAAGCCTGGCGCAGGTAAGTCCGGAACGCCCTGTTCTACGACTGCAAACGAGGCTCAGCGCTTCTATCTCACGCAGCAGAATACGAGTCAGGGAAACCAATACCTTGGTGGCGGCGGTGGCACAGTGCTCATCAATGACACTGGCATGGCCAACTACAATGGCCTCATCGTCTCTGCTCAGCATCGTCTCTCCTCTACATTCAGCCTGTTGGCGAACTATACCTGGTCCAAATGCCTGAATATCGAAGATGCTCAGGGCGACCTTGCTAGCACGACCGTTGAGAACCCCGCCAATCCCGGTATGGATTATGGTCCTTGCGGCTCTGACTATCGCAATGTTGAGAACGTCTCTCTTGTGACGAGGAGCGCGTTTCATCTGGCCAACCGCTTCGCCTCACTTGCGGCTAACGGTTGGGAATTTGCTCCGCTCATCCATATCGTCAGTGGGGCGCCATTCACTGTTACCTCAGGAGTCGATAATTCCTTCACTGACGTAGGCAACGATCGCCCCAATCTGGTTCCCGGGGTTCCTGTCTACCTTCATCAGAAGCTTCGCTCTGCCAGCGGAGCGGCCAATCGTGGCTATCTGAATCCGGCGGCATTCTCTCAGGTCTGCCCGTCTGGCTCGACACCATTGACCTGCTCGGGATATGGCACCTACGGCAACATTGGCAAAAACTCCTTCAGAGGACCGACGTCATTGCAGTTCGACGCTCAGGTCTCCCGCGTATTTCCTATCCACGAGCGGTTTAATGCAACGCTCCGGCTTGAAGCCTTCAATGTCCTTAACCATCCGATCTTTGGCAACCCAACCGCTGGCTTGAGCTCATCCACCTTCGGTCAGGTATCCGGACTAGCGTCTGGAACTAACGCAAGGCTTTTCCAAGGATCGATCAAACTCAGCTTCTAG